One region of Fusobacterium periodonticum 1_1_41FAA genomic DNA includes:
- a CDS encoding S66 peptidase family protein, whose translation MKKKVIGVYAPSSPAHIWFEEKYLFAKKQLENMGFEIVEGDLVKDRVYQGYRTASAKERAEEIMNLVKNKDIDIMMPVIGGYNSGSLLPYLDFDEIEKSKKKFFGYSDITAIQLAILKKTNLKPIYGGSLIPTFGEYEGISSFLKNTLDNLFFKENYTLEEPEFYSNKLLNAFTDEWKTKKREYIKNEGWKILNEGETEGEVIIANIDTLVSLLATEYVPSFKDKILILEEMNATIDSEERNLNTLKLGGVFEGVKGLIFGKPEVYNNKNSNLEYIDIIKEVLGERNYPIIYNFDCGHTIPSLIISQDSLLSLKANHKTGIKVEILKNSYID comes from the coding sequence ATGAAAAAGAAAGTAATAGGTGTATATGCTCCATCAAGCCCTGCTCATATATGGTTTGAAGAAAAATATTTGTTTGCTAAAAAACAACTTGAAAATATGGGTTTTGAAATAGTGGAAGGAGATTTGGTAAAAGATAGAGTATACCAAGGTTACAGAACAGCTTCTGCAAAGGAAAGAGCTGAAGAGATAATGAACCTTGTAAAAAATAAAGATATAGATATTATGATGCCTGTGATAGGAGGCTATAACTCAGGAAGTCTTTTACCATATTTAGATTTTGATGAAATTGAAAAAAGTAAAAAGAAATTTTTTGGATATAGTGATATAACTGCTATTCAACTTGCAATCTTAAAAAAAACTAATTTAAAACCAATTTATGGTGGAAGTTTAATTCCTACTTTTGGAGAATATGAGGGTATATCTTCATTTTTAAAAAATACTTTAGATAATTTATTTTTTAAAGAAAATTACACTTTAGAAGAACCTGAATTTTATTCTAATAAATTGTTAAATGCTTTTACAGATGAATGGAAAACTAAAAAGAGAGAGTATATAAAAAATGAAGGTTGGAAAATTTTAAATGAAGGAGAAACTGAAGGGGAAGTTATCATTGCTAATATAGATACTTTAGTGTCGCTTCTTGCAACTGAATATGTTCCAAGTTTTAAAGATAAAATATTAATTCTTGAAGAAATGAATGCTACAATAGATTCAGAAGAAAGAAACTTGAATACTTTAAAATTGGGTGGAGTTTTTGAAGGAGTAAAAGGACTTATATTTGGAAAGCCAGAAGTATATAACAATAAAAATTCAAATCTTGAATATATAGATATTATTAAGGAAGTATTAGGAGAAAGAAATTATCCTATTATTTATAACTTCGACTGCGGACATACTATTCCAAGTCTTATAATTTCACAAGATAGTTTACTATCTTTAAAAGCAAATCATAAGACAGGAATAAAAGTAGAAATACTGAAAAATTCATATATAGATTAA
- a CDS encoding B12-binding domain-containing radical SAM protein has translation MKIAFLRPNLGGQRSNDAIEPLGFAVLSGLTDRKKHEVLLFDERIEDIPMDLEVDLVVITTFTLTAKRAYTIADNYRKKGIYVVIGGYHASLMPEEVQEYADTVFVGSAEGNWERFLIELENGHPQKVYEEIKLPDISEVVYDRSLFKDKKYSFVVPVQFGRGCMHQCEFCTIGSVHKGDYTHRKVELVIEEIKEIFRTNKRAKVIYFVDDNIFANKKKALHLFNELKKLKIKWACQGSIDIAKDEDLVKLMSESGCIEMLLGFENINIMNIKKMNKKSNYDFDYENIIRIFKKHRILVHASYVIGYDYDTKDYFQEILDFSNKHKFFLAGFNPALPIPGTPFYERLKNEGRLLYDKWWLDKDFRYGKAAFTPHNMTVEEFEAGILKCKVEYNTHKNIWTRLFDSAANFRHALIYLAVNYINRKEIYNKKGIKL, from the coding sequence ATGAAGATAGCATTTTTAAGACCTAATTTAGGTGGGCAACGTTCAAATGATGCAATAGAACCTCTTGGTTTTGCAGTTTTATCAGGACTTACAGATAGAAAAAAACATGAAGTCCTATTATTTGATGAGAGAATTGAAGATATTCCAATGGATTTAGAAGTAGATTTAGTTGTTATTACAACTTTTACTTTAACAGCAAAAAGAGCCTATACTATAGCTGATAATTATAGAAAAAAAGGTATCTATGTTGTTATAGGTGGTTATCATGCCTCACTTATGCCAGAAGAAGTTCAAGAATATGCAGACACTGTCTTTGTTGGGAGTGCAGAAGGAAATTGGGAAAGATTTTTAATTGAACTAGAAAATGGTCATCCTCAAAAAGTATATGAAGAAATTAAATTGCCAGATATCAGTGAAGTTGTTTATGATAGAAGTCTATTTAAGGATAAAAAATATTCCTTTGTTGTACCTGTACAATTTGGTAGAGGTTGTATGCACCAATGCGAATTTTGTACTATAGGTTCTGTTCATAAGGGAGATTATACTCATAGAAAAGTTGAACTTGTAATAGAAGAAATTAAAGAAATTTTCAGAACTAATAAAAGAGCAAAGGTTATATATTTTGTAGATGACAATATCTTTGCAAATAAGAAGAAAGCACTACACCTATTTAATGAATTAAAAAAATTAAAGATAAAATGGGCTTGTCAAGGAAGTATTGATATTGCCAAAGATGAGGACTTAGTTAAACTTATGTCTGAGTCAGGTTGTATCGAAATGCTTTTAGGTTTTGAAAATATTAATATAATGAATATCAAAAAGATGAATAAAAAATCTAATTATGATTTTGACTATGAAAATATCATAAGAATATTTAAAAAACATAGAATTTTAGTACATGCTAGTTATGTTATAGGTTATGACTACGATACTAAAGATTATTTCCAAGAAATTCTAGATTTCTCAAACAAGCACAAATTTTTCTTAGCAGGTTTCAATCCAGCTTTACCTATTCCAGGAACTCCTTTCTATGAAAGATTAAAGAATGAAGGAAGATTACTATATGATAAATGGTGGCTAGATAAGGACTTCAGATATGGAAAAGCCGCCTTTACTCCACATAATATGACAGTGGAAGAATTTGAAGCAGGAATATTAAAATGTAAGGTTGAATACAATACCCATAAAAATATATGGACTAGATTATTTGACAGTGCAGCAAACTTTAGACATGCTTTGATATATCTAGCAGTTAATTATATAAATAGAAAAGAAATTTACAATAAAAAAGGTATAAAATTATGA
- a CDS encoding autotransporter-associated N-terminal domain-containing protein produces MGNNNLQTTEKNLRSIAKRYENVKYSVGLAVLFLMKGTSAFSDDNKIQELEKQKDILTDAKKEKAKVKETKKIEKVSKKLKASWANIQFGANDLYSNFFATPKTKVDKASIVKNEKTVLVASADNSTSLPMLAKLSSDIEKTSTPTTEEINTSKGNLRNSVGNLQEKINNARTENAKEVQGLKLELVQLMEQGNQVVKSPWSSWQFGANYFYDNWGSAYKGRGDKIKNIGVIEREVDVLTGSISKSSNKYAELNITKRENPYKLISVKEVNPPVKDFKFSPVFSLRKPTKLEALKLDIKTISPEIPATFKFSINTPVIPTINPAQVNIETVELRNYGNVWNMGIVGRQDPEYKYSLFTIPSGTYNLNSDSKSIDGVHSAPTVVDMSIIGQNVKVENGTVLNINKVGGRAVSIDINPGWQDGGPQWPETSSTFTNEGTINLNAINTAAIEAQTETTSADYYAAGAPASTNHHWIHKKEIYGINKGIINGNNSKQVAMTFVREQVPGREQQFLTNAASGTITMNGAKSMAFSFNVDDLYAEAKNEGKIILNGINNYGFAFGKQIANNHLKENSIISNETTGTIEVNGDNSGGFALQEMIDASKNPYIKNINITNKGKININSKESFGMYSEQMTAKNTGEINIIENSTKSIGLYATKKNTVTTELINEGKINLKTKNDSNIGLFTDNAKVINDKDGEVNILKGENIGALISGTGVGENLGKISGVADGSIGILTKDTGSFINKGKITVNAKASSTNKGAIGIFANTGSSFTNPSGKLDINVSGKNSVGVYSKGAVKLGKASVSAADNAINFFADANGNIEFEAGKTVTSTTKSGALLFYDGNSNGKIKLVGDLKATIEGGNTATERGTAFSYKSSSASTNGSITGYNNGLSYGSFTPGEVQTFFDNLFGTGATGSSTLNKLELTMKPGSRLFISPNVKAKISQLVTDNLFSGITGAPVISPNSSDDYVRNLLLKSELELDRAVNLDSASETYNKLEISNSSIINNSTISGTKDKQYAMVQENDEANRAYVTLLNNQNKEINLAGKDSLAMYAKNGYIINKGRIELSGTGSTAIYGKDNTLIKNTNTSKIKLNGDKSAAIYYNNTDTASTGENIENYGEIELNGSKDTGIAYNSVSIPTTNPTLVKNFADIKINGSESIGIHSEVTQSNPYVIENQGNITITAQTQDIKKPAVGIHTKDSLAKIINGNNGNIKVSKNNIAILGTSVDNQGNIEVDTAGTAIYSKGGTVNLQSGDITLKGGSQNNETKAVILNGTNQTLNRVGGNINSEDYSHVIVNTGSGNTINLAGSDVVLKNNSIYAYSNDKNSKIYNNVNLKFDGTRGENLGIYSNGLVENYANIDLRKGYGNIGIYSYGSKAKNTGIITVGASDIANDLYNIGMASGFTSGHSPRDAKDTVITPKYTGEVENAGTINVNGKGGIGLFSTGRGSVARNTGNIILNNDDTIGIYADEGATVYNSGTIRTGRTGLKGVQGIVLGVGSKLHNTGNIIIDADNAAGVKLKGGTITLEGNIIVTGAGSERIGANTTEDMSLNFSGLDIKHDKNTRDVKIYKDNKLEKPKIVSYKEIGQQPRNVDANSIGLYFNTSGEFKQNPIRNLAVLTDEADFIIGAEAAKRTTSKYIEINDPQMLKPYRETIMYNPRIRKWNTYSGSLTWIATSVLDSATALPEKVYLAKIPYTTFAGDEAKPVAKTDTYNFLDGLEQRYGVEKLGTKENQLFQKLNSIGNNEEVLFYQAIDEMMGHQYANTQQRVEATGNILDKEFNYLRNEWSNPSKDSNKVKTFGARGEYKTNTEGVIDYKNNAYGVAYVHEDETVKLGESTGWYTGIVHNTFKFKDIGNSKEEQLQGKLGIFKSVPFDHNNGLNWTISGDIFAGYNKMNRKFLVVDEVFNAKGKYHTYGLGLKNELSGEFRLSEGFSIKPYVAIGLEYGRVSKIKEKSGEMKLKVKSNDYFSIRPEIGAELGFKHHFDRKTVRVGVSVAYENELGRVANGKNKAKVAGTDADWFNIRGEKEDRLGNIKSDLNLGWDNQVVGVTANVGYDTKGHNVRGGVGLRVIF; encoded by the coding sequence ATGGGAAATAATAACCTACAAACTACAGAAAAAAATCTTCGTTCTATTGCTAAAAGATATGAGAATGTAAAGTATTCAGTTGGGCTTGCAGTACTTTTTTTAATGAAAGGAACAAGTGCTTTTTCTGATGATAACAAAATACAGGAATTAGAAAAACAAAAGGATATTTTAACTGATGCTAAAAAAGAAAAAGCTAAAGTCAAAGAAACTAAGAAAATAGAAAAAGTTTCAAAAAAATTAAAAGCTTCTTGGGCAAATATACAATTTGGGGCTAATGATTTATATAGTAATTTTTTTGCTACACCAAAAACTAAAGTAGATAAGGCTTCAATTGTAAAGAATGAAAAAACTGTTCTAGTGGCTAGTGCAGATAATAGCACAAGTTTGCCTATGCTTGCTAAACTTTCATCAGATATAGAAAAAACTTCAACACCTACAACTGAAGAAATAAATACAAGCAAGGGAAATTTAAGAAACTCAGTAGGAAATTTACAAGAAAAAATAAATAATGCTAGAACAGAAAATGCTAAAGAAGTTCAAGGTTTAAAACTAGAATTAGTACAACTTATGGAACAAGGAAATCAAGTAGTTAAATCACCTTGGTCATCTTGGCAATTTGGTGCTAACTATTTCTATGATAATTGGGGCTCTGCATACAAAGGTAGAGGAGATAAAATCAAGAATATAGGAGTTATCGAAAGAGAGGTTGATGTATTAACTGGCTCAATTTCAAAATCTAGCAACAAATATGCTGAGTTAAATATTACAAAAAGAGAAAATCCTTACAAGCTTATAAGTGTAAAAGAAGTAAATCCTCCTGTAAAAGATTTTAAATTCAGTCCTGTTTTTAGCTTGAGAAAACCAACTAAACTAGAGGCATTAAAGCTAGATATAAAAACAATTTCTCCAGAAATTCCAGCTACATTCAAATTTAGTATTAATACACCAGTTATACCAACAATTAATCCAGCACAAGTTAATATTGAAACAGTTGAATTAAGAAACTATGGAAATGTTTGGAATATGGGGATTGTTGGAAGACAAGATCCAGAATATAAATATAGTCTTTTTACTATCCCTAGTGGAACCTACAATCTAAATTCAGATAGTAAAAGTATAGATGGAGTTCATTCGGCTCCAACAGTAGTTGATATGTCTATTATTGGACAGAATGTTAAGGTCGAAAATGGAACTGTTTTAAATATAAATAAGGTTGGAGGAAGAGCAGTTTCAATAGATATTAATCCAGGTTGGCAAGATGGAGGACCACAGTGGCCTGAAACAAGTTCAACATTTACAAATGAAGGTACTATTAATTTAAATGCTATAAATACAGCAGCTATTGAAGCTCAAACTGAGACAACTAGTGCTGATTATTATGCAGCAGGAGCACCTGCTTCAACTAATCATCATTGGATACATAAAAAAGAAATTTATGGAATAAACAAAGGAATTATTAATGGAAATAATAGTAAACAAGTAGCAATGACTTTTGTAAGAGAACAAGTTCCTGGTAGGGAACAACAATTCTTAACAAATGCAGCAAGTGGTACAATAACTATGAATGGAGCTAAATCAATGGCGTTCTCATTCAATGTTGATGATCTGTATGCGGAAGCAAAAAATGAAGGAAAAATTATTTTAAACGGTATAAATAACTATGGATTTGCCTTTGGTAAACAAATTGCAAATAACCATTTAAAAGAAAATTCTATTATAAGTAATGAAACTACAGGAACAATAGAAGTAAATGGTGATAACTCTGGAGGATTTGCCTTACAAGAAATGATAGATGCTAGTAAAAATCCTTATATCAAAAACATCAACATTACCAATAAGGGTAAAATTAATATTAATTCTAAAGAATCTTTTGGTATGTACTCAGAACAAATGACAGCAAAAAATACTGGTGAAATTAATATAATTGAAAATTCTACTAAATCTATTGGACTATATGCTACAAAGAAAAATACTGTGACTACTGAACTTATTAATGAAGGTAAAATTAATCTAAAAACTAAAAATGATTCAAATATTGGTTTATTTACTGATAATGCAAAAGTTATAAATGATAAAGATGGAGAAGTAAATATACTGAAGGGTGAAAATATAGGAGCCTTAATATCTGGAACAGGTGTTGGAGAAAACTTAGGAAAAATATCTGGAGTAGCTGATGGTTCTATCGGAATCTTAACAAAAGATACTGGAAGTTTTATCAATAAGGGTAAAATAACTGTAAATGCTAAGGCTTCTTCTACAAATAAGGGAGCAATTGGAATATTTGCTAATACAGGTTCAAGTTTCACTAACCCAAGTGGTAAATTAGATATCAATGTAAGCGGAAAAAACTCTGTTGGAGTTTATTCTAAAGGTGCTGTAAAACTTGGGAAAGCTAGTGTTTCTGCAGCAGATAATGCTATAAACTTCTTTGCTGATGCAAATGGAAATATAGAATTTGAAGCTGGTAAAACTGTAACTTCTACAACAAAATCTGGAGCTTTACTTTTCTATGATGGAAACTCAAATGGAAAAATAAAATTAGTTGGTGATTTGAAAGCTACTATTGAAGGTGGAAATACTGCCACTGAAAGAGGAACTGCTTTCTCCTACAAATCTTCATCAGCTTCTACAAATGGATCTATAACTGGATATAACAATGGTCTTTCTTATGGTTCATTTACTCCAGGTGAAGTACAAACTTTCTTTGACAATTTATTTGGAACAGGTGCTACTGGAAGTAGTACTCTAAATAAATTGGAATTAACTATGAAACCAGGTTCAAGATTATTTATTTCACCTAATGTAAAAGCTAAAATAAGTCAACTTGTTACAGATAACTTATTCTCTGGAATAACTGGAGCTCCAGTTATATCTCCTAATAGTAGTGATGACTATGTTAGAAATCTATTATTAAAGAGTGAATTAGAACTTGATAGAGCTGTTAATCTTGACTCAGCAAGTGAAACTTATAATAAACTAGAAATATCAAATTCTTCTATTATTAATAATAGTACAATAAGTGGAACAAAAGATAAGCAATATGCTATGGTTCAAGAAAATGATGAGGCAAATAGAGCTTATGTAACTCTTTTAAATAATCAAAATAAAGAAATTAATCTAGCTGGTAAAGATTCTCTTGCTATGTATGCTAAAAATGGATATATCATAAATAAAGGGCGAATAGAATTAAGTGGAACTGGTTCTACAGCGATATATGGAAAAGATAATACACTTATCAAAAATACAAATACTAGTAAAATAAAATTGAATGGAGATAAATCTGCAGCTATTTACTATAATAATACTGATACTGCGAGTACAGGAGAAAACATAGAAAACTATGGTGAAATAGAGTTAAATGGAAGTAAAGATACAGGTATAGCCTATAATTCAGTATCTATTCCTACAACAAATCCAACTTTAGTAAAGAATTTTGCAGATATAAAGATAAATGGTAGTGAATCTATAGGTATTCACAGTGAGGTTACACAAAGTAATCCTTATGTTATTGAAAACCAAGGAAATATTACAATAACAGCTCAAACTCAAGATATTAAAAAACCAGCTGTTGGAATTCATACTAAAGATAGCTTAGCTAAGATTATCAATGGAAACAATGGAAATATAAAGGTTTCAAAAAATAATATAGCTATTTTAGGAACATCTGTGGATAACCAAGGAAATATAGAAGTTGATACCGCTGGTACTGCTATATATTCTAAAGGTGGAACTGTAAATCTTCAAAGTGGAGATATTACATTAAAAGGTGGTAGTCAAAATAATGAAACTAAGGCTGTTATATTAAATGGAACTAACCAAACATTGAATAGAGTGGGAGGAAATATAAATTCTGAAGACTACTCACATGTTATTGTAAATACTGGTTCAGGAAATACAATTAACTTAGCTGGTTCTGATGTTGTTCTTAAAAATAATTCTATTTATGCATACTCTAATGATAAAAATTCAAAGATATATAACAATGTTAATTTGAAATTTGATGGAACTAGAGGAGAAAACTTAGGTATATATTCAAATGGACTTGTTGAAAACTATGCTAATATAGATTTAAGAAAAGGTTATGGAAATATTGGTATATACTCATATGGATCAAAAGCAAAAAATACTGGAATTATTACAGTTGGAGCCTCTGACATAGCTAATGACTTATACAACATAGGAATGGCTTCTGGTTTCACAAGTGGACACTCTCCAAGAGATGCTAAAGACACAGTAATAACACCTAAATATACTGGAGAAGTAGAAAATGCTGGAACTATTAATGTCAATGGTAAAGGTGGAATAGGACTATTCTCTACAGGTAGAGGAAGTGTTGCAAGAAATACAGGAAACATCATATTAAATAATGATGACACTATTGGAATATATGCAGATGAAGGAGCTACTGTATATAACAGTGGAACTATAAGAACAGGTAGAACAGGTCTAAAAGGGGTACAAGGTATTGTTTTAGGAGTAGGAAGTAAACTACATAATACAGGAAACATCATAATTGATGCAGATAATGCAGCAGGAGTAAAATTAAAAGGTGGAACAATTACACTTGAAGGTAACATCATTGTGACCGGAGCAGGTTCTGAAAGAATTGGTGCAAATACTACTGAAGATATGAGTTTAAATTTCTCTGGTCTTGATATAAAACATGATAAAAATACTAGAGATGTAAAAATCTATAAAGATAATAAATTGGAAAAACCTAAAATAGTAAGCTATAAAGAAATAGGTCAACAACCAAGAAATGTAGATGCTAACTCTATTGGACTTTATTTTAATACTTCTGGTGAATTTAAACAAAACCCTATAAGAAACTTAGCAGTTCTAACTGATGAAGCAGATTTTATTATTGGTGCAGAAGCAGCAAAGAGAACTACAAGTAAATATATAGAAATAAATGACCCACAAATGTTAAAACCATATAGAGAAACTATAATGTATAACCCTAGAATTAGAAAATGGAATACATACTCAGGTTCTTTAACTTGGATAGCAACTTCTGTTTTAGATTCAGCAACTGCTCTTCCAGAAAAAGTGTATTTGGCAAAAATACCATATACAACTTTTGCTGGAGATGAGGCTAAACCAGTTGCAAAAACAGATACATATAATTTCTTAGATGGATTAGAACAAAGATATGGAGTTGAGAAATTAGGAACTAAAGAAAATCAATTATTCCAAAAATTAAATTCTATAGGAAACAATGAAGAAGTTCTATTCTATCAAGCAATTGATGAAATGATGGGACATCAATATGCTAATACTCAACAAAGAGTAGAAGCAACTGGTAATATTTTAGATAAAGAATTTAATTATCTAAGAAATGAATGGTCTAATCCATCTAAAGATTCTAATAAAGTAAAAACTTTTGGAGCTAGAGGAGAATATAAAACAAATACAGAAGGAGTAATTGACTATAAGAATAATGCTTATGGAGTAGCCTATGTTCATGAAGATGAAACTGTAAAACTTGGAGAATCAACAGGTTGGTACACAGGTATAGTTCATAATACATTTAAGTTTAAAGATATTGGAAACTCAAAAGAAGAACAACTACAAGGAAAATTAGGAATCTTTAAATCAGTACCATTTGACCATAACAATGGCTTAAATTGGACAATATCTGGAGATATTTTTGCTGGATATAACAAGATGAATAGAAAATTCTTAGTAGTTGATGAAGTATTCAATGCAAAGGGAAAATATCATACTTATGGACTAGGTCTAAAGAATGAACTTAGTGGTGAATTTAGATTAAGTGAAGGTTTCTCAATAAAACCTTATGTGGCTATAGGTTTAGAATATGGAAGAGTATCTAAGATAAAAGAAAAATCTGGTGAAATGAAATTGAAAGTTAAATCTAACGATTATTTCTCAATAAGACCAGAAATTGGAGCAGAGTTAGGATTTAAACATCACTTCGATAGAAAAACTGTAAGAGTTGGAGTATCAGTAGCTTATGAAAATGAGTTAGGAAGAGTAGCTAATGGTAAAAATAAAGCCAAAGTAGCTGGAACAGATGCTGACTGGTTCAATATCAGAGGTGAAAAAGAAGATAGACTAGGAAATATCAAGTCTGACCTTAATCTTGGTTGGGATAATCAAGTAGTAGGAGTAACAGCTAATGTAGGTTACGATACTAAAGGACACAATGTTAGAGGTGGAGTAGGACTTAGAGTTATATTCTAG
- a CDS encoding B12-binding domain-containing radical SAM protein: MRIMLALAKDNIYRFDSLHQRKYYPQITLITLESLIDKKYNAEIVLVDEGVEEYDATSSKYSDEKFDLICISAVISASRRAKEISKFWKDRGAYTQIGGHYATVLSDEALEYFDTVIKGPAEIAFPAFIKDFVEGKPKREYFELVGNDFEYKPLNRKLLTNKKYYKSFGTIVANNGCPNKCTYCSVTKMYSGKNQLKNIDFVVSEIKSNKHKKWVFYDPNFLADKSYAINLMNELKKLKIKWTASATINIGNDIKMLQLMKEAGCIGLVIGLESFIQENLNGVNKGFNNVKEYKRLVSTIQSYGISVLSTLMIGMETDTVESIRQIPDIIEEIGVDVPRYNILTPYPGTPFYEQLKAENRLLTTDWYYYDTETVVFQPKNMSPATLQEEFYKLWQDTFTYKRIFKRLKTSKNKGLKLILEIFSRQHAKKFKKYTKLDFIN, from the coding sequence ATGAGAATAATGTTAGCTTTAGCAAAGGATAATATATATAGATTTGACTCTCTTCATCAAAGAAAATATTATCCACAAATTACCCTTATAACTTTAGAATCATTGATAGATAAAAAATATAATGCAGAGATAGTTTTAGTAGATGAGGGTGTGGAAGAATATGATGCGACCTCTTCAAAATACAGTGATGAAAAGTTCGATTTAATTTGTATATCAGCTGTAATTTCTGCTTCAAGAAGAGCAAAAGAAATCTCAAAGTTTTGGAAAGATAGGGGAGCATATACTCAAATAGGTGGACACTATGCTACTGTACTGAGTGATGAAGCCTTAGAATATTTTGACACTGTTATAAAAGGCCCTGCTGAAATTGCTTTTCCTGCATTTATTAAAGACTTTGTGGAAGGAAAGCCTAAGAGAGAATATTTTGAATTAGTAGGAAATGATTTCGAGTATAAGCCATTGAATAGAAAGTTACTTACAAATAAGAAATACTATAAATCTTTTGGTACTATAGTAGCAAACAATGGTTGCCCTAATAAATGTACCTACTGTTCTGTCACTAAAATGTATAGTGGAAAGAATCAATTAAAAAATATAGACTTTGTTGTAAGTGAAATAAAATCAAACAAGCATAAAAAGTGGGTATTCTATGATCCAAACTTCCTAGCTGATAAAAGTTATGCAATCAATTTAATGAATGAGCTAAAAAAATTAAAAATAAAATGGACAGCCTCAGCAACAATCAATATCGGAAATGATATAAAAATGTTACAATTAATGAAAGAAGCAGGTTGCATTGGCTTGGTTATTGGCTTAGAAAGCTTCATACAAGAAAATTTGAATGGAGTAAACAAAGGATTTAATAATGTAAAAGAATACAAAAGATTGGTAAGTACCATACAATCTTATGGTATATCTGTCCTATCAACTTTAATGATAGGTATGGAAACTGATACAGTAGAGTCTATAAGACAGATACCTGATATAATAGAAGAAATTGGAGTAGATGTACCAAGATATAATATTTTAACTCCATATCCTGGAACTCCTTTCTATGAACAATTAAAAGCTGAGAATAGACTGCTTACAACTGACTGGTATTACTATGATACTGAAACAGTTGTATTTCAACCTAAGAACATGAGTCCTGCAACTTTGCAAGAAGAATTCTATAAGTTGTGGCAAGATACATTCACTTATAAAAGAATTTTTAAAAGATTAAAAACTTCAAAGAACAAAGGACTAAAGTTAATACTAGAAATTTTTTCAAGACAACATGCTAAGAAATTTAAAAAATACACAAAATTAGATTTCATAAATTAA
- a CDS encoding GNAT family N-acetyltransferase: protein MEYKIIKNDTNYNLDDLTKLLNTSYWAKDRKKETVKKTVENSLCYFVYDSNKNKLIGFARAITDYTTNYYICDVIVDEEYRGEGIGKKLVDTLINDVELIHLRGLLITKDAKKFYEKFGFYNKEDVMQKDKK, encoded by the coding sequence ATGGAATATAAAATTATTAAAAACGATACTAACTATAATTTAGACGATTTAACAAAACTATTAAATACTTCATATTGGGCAAAAGATAGAAAAAAGGAAACTGTAAAGAAAACAGTTGAAAACTCTCTATGTTATTTTGTTTATGATAGTAATAAAAATAAATTAATTGGTTTTGCAAGAGCAATAACAGACTATACTACAAATTATTATATATGTGATGTAATAGTAGATGAAGAATATAGAGGAGAAGGAATAGGAAAAAAATTAGTTGACACATTGATAAATGATGTAGAATTAATACATCTAAGAGGTTTACTAATTACAAAAGATGCTAAGAAATTTTATGAAAAATTTGGTTTTTATAATAAAGAAGATGTTATGCAAAAAGATAAGAAATAA